A window from Hemicordylus capensis ecotype Gifberg chromosome 2, rHemCap1.1.pri, whole genome shotgun sequence encodes these proteins:
- the LOC128344114 gene encoding trypsin inhibitor ClTI-1-like isoform X3 → MRATSIFLLFAVGIFCSSGDAKTDWDANEVTQPACENYLLPACPKNLDPVCGTDQVTYANECLLCLNNNVKKVNVQIKKHGRCTKP, encoded by the exons ATGAGAGCAACAAGCATATTTCTTCTTTTTGCGGTGGGGATTTTCTGTTCCTCAG GTGATGCCAAAACTGATTGGGATGCCAATGAGGTGACACAG CCAGCCTGTGAGAATTATCTTCTGCCAGCATGCCCTAAAAATTTAGATCCTGTCTGTGGCACAGATCAAGTGACATATGCAAATGAATGCCTCCTGTGtctaaataataa CGTAAAGAAGGTAAATGTCCAAATCAAGAAGCACGGCCGTTGCACAAAGCCCTGA